A section of the Phaseolus vulgaris cultivar G19833 chromosome 8, P. vulgaris v2.0, whole genome shotgun sequence genome encodes:
- the LOC137823447 gene encoding ethylene-overproduction protein 1-like isoform X1 codes for MQQNIFNSIRSMKIMDACKGTQVHALKPSAAAAADRSSVSAADKQLHTSLDHSKSPIGRTRPVSTTAPRHDAVSETLLPCGLPASELLEPSIEPSLKPLDFVETLARVHRRAECCAALEKSEVYLEQCAVLRGLPDPKLFRRGLREARRHAADVHAKVVLASWLRYERREDELVGSNSMDCCGRNLECPKASLVPGYDHESVFDRCTCFLREIVSDCVVRNQECEQECSTSSEYVDGSGDRDAEDDDVFFCIGDSEISCRRYSMAALSRPFETMLCGGFLECRREKINFSMNCVSVEAMMAVEVFSRTKRLSQFPPNVILEMLSFANKFCCEEMKHACDTHLASLVLDMDDAVLLIEYGLEETAYLLVAACMQAFLRELPGSLERWSVMKMFCCPEGRDRLALVGHVSFVLYYFLSQVAMEEEMRSDMTVMLLERLGECAVEGWQKQLAYHQLGVVMFERKEYKDAQRWFESAVEAGHIYSLVGVARAKYKLGHMSSAYKMINSLIENYKPVGWMYQERSLYCTGKEKMVDLLSATELDPTLSFPYKYNAVSLLEENKIGAAISEIDKIIGFKVSPDCLELRAWLLIAMKDYEGALRDVRAILTLDPNYMVFYGNMHGGHLVELLRPVAQQWSQADCWMQLYDRWSSVDDIGSLAVVHKMLENDPGKSILRFRQSLLLLRLNSQKAAMRSLRLARNNSCSAHERLVYEGWILYDTGYREEALTKAEESISIQRSFEAFFLKAYALADSSLDSESSKYVINLLEEALRCPSDGLRKGQALNNLGSVYVDCGKLDLAADCYKHALNIKHTRAHQGLARVYHLKEQHKAAYDEMTKLIAKARNNASAYEKRSEYCDRDMAKSDLSLATQLDPLRTYPYRYRAAGVADTSCSSSSLGSIVPNTSVPFSWEQAPGKPKTMERSDSIYGDIDTPRLRPPPCLWHPLEEAAKSEVYNGVLAFDQDDGCDGDNEDDDKKNDSFSDAMDVLSLSEALDIMQQSETAHSESNDGLRLKLAESNGCQSPTYMINRFLPDANALAASSEHISYDSKISDTCSHEGYLQGSTSHSYASSPKGCGLEFIFSWLMKNRLCAIKSPVLPSSANVQKHRHSSKHKKHRLSIHRPCANVKEDSRGIQ; via the exons ATGCAGCAGAACATCTTCAACTCCATTCGTAGCATGAAAATCATGGACGCTTGTAAGGGCACGCAGGTCCACGCGCTCAAACCCTCAGCCGCCGCCGCTGCCGATCGGAGCTCTGTCAGTGCAGCTGATAAACAGCTGCACACTTCGCTCGACCATTCTAAAAGCCCGATCGGTCGGACCAGACCGGTTTCTACTACAGCTCCGAGACACGACGCCGTTTCGGAGACTCTTCTCCCGTGCGGGCTTCCGGCTTCGGAGCTTCTGGAACCTTCGATTGAGCCTTCCTTGAAGCCCTTGGACTTTGTGGAAACCCTCGCCCGCGTACATCGAAGGGCTGAGTGTTGCGCGGCGCTCGAGAAATCCGAGGTGTATTTGGAGCAATGCGCGGTGTTGCGTGGCCTGCCGGATCCGAAGCTGTTCCGGCGGGGGCTCCGCGAGGCTCGGAGGCACGCGGCGGATGTGCACGCGAAGGTTGTACTGGCTTCGTGGCTGAGGTATGAGCGGAGAGAGGATGAGCTTGTTGGATCGAATTCGATGGATTGCTGTGGAAGAAACCTTGAGTGTCCCAAGGCTAGTTTGGTCCCCGGGTATGATCATGAATCGGTGTTTGATCGTTGTACGTGTTTTCTTAGAGAGATAGTTAGTGATTGTGTTGTTCGTAATCAGGAATGCGAACAAGAATGTTCCACTTCGAGTGAATATGTTGATGGTAGTGGTGATCgtgatgctgaagatgatgatgtgTTTTTCTGCATAGGTGATAGTGAAATTAGTTGTAGGAGGTACTCTATGGCTGCACTTTCAAGGCCGTTTGAGACAATGTTGTGTGGTGGATTTCTTGAGTGTAGGAGGGAGAAGATAAATTTCTCTATGAATTGTGTTTCTGTTGAGGCAATGATGGCTGTTGAGGTTTTTAGTAGAACCAAGAGGCTGAGTCAGTTCCCTCCTAATGTTATTCTTGAGATGCTTTCTTTTGCGAACAAGTTTTGTTGTGAGGAGATGAAGCATGCTTGTGACACGCATTTGGCTTCTCTGGTTTTGGACATGGATGATGCCGTGTTGCTGATTGAGTATGGACTGGAGGAGACTGCATATCTGCTTGTGGCGGCTTGCATGCAGGCGTTTCTGAGGGAGCTTCCTGGTTCTTTGGAGCGATGGAGTGTTATGAAAATGTTTTGTTGTCCGGAGGGTAGGGATAGATTGGCCCTTGTGGGGCACGTGTCGTTTGTGCTGTATTACTTTTTGAGTCAGGTTGCGATGGAGGAAGAAATGAGGTCGGACATGACAGTGATGCTCTTGGAAAGATTGGGAGAGTGTGCGGTGGAGGGTTGGCAGAAACAACTTGCTTATCACCAACTGGGAGTTGTTATGTTTGAGAGAAAGGAATACAAAGATGCACAACGTTGGTTTGAGTCTGCTGTTGAGGCAGGGCATATTTATTCTTTAGTGGGTGTTGCAAGGGCCAAGTATAAGCTTGGTCACATGTCTTCAGCATATAAGATGATAAACTCCCTTATAGAAAATTACAAACCAGTTGGTTGGATGTATCAGGAGAGGTCTTTGTATTGCACTGGGAAGGAGAAAATGGTGGATTTGCTCTCTGCAACTGAATTGGATCCGACTCTTTCTTTTCCATACAAATATAATGCTGTTTCTTTGCTGGAGGAGAATAAGATTGGAGCTGCCATTTCtgaaattgataaaataattggtTTCAAGGTTTCTCCGGACTGCCTTGAGTTGAGAGCTTGGTTGTTGATTGCTATGAAGGATTATGAAGGAGCCCTTAGAGATGTCAGGGCAATTTTGACGTTGGATCCAAATTATATGGTGTTCTATGGGAATATGCATGGTGGTCACTTGGTAGAACTCCTCCGCCCTGTTGCTCAGCAGTGGAGCCAGGCTGATTGCTGGATGCAATTGTATGACAGATGGTCATCTGTCGATGATATTGGTTCTTTGGCTGTTGTACACAAAATGTTGGAAAATGACCCTGGGAAAAGTATCTTACGCTTCCGGCAGTCACTCCTTCTATTAAG GTTAAATTCTCAGAAGGCAGCCATGCGCAGTTTGCGACTAGCCAGAAATAATTCATGTTCAGCACATGAAAGGCTTGTCTATGAAGGCTGGATACTATATGACACTGGTTATCGTGAAGAAGCATTGACAAAAGCTGAGGAGTCCATTTCTATTCAAAGGTCATTTGAAGCTTTCTTTCTCAAAGCTTATGCCTTAGCTGACTCAAGTCTTGATTCAGAGTCTTCGAAGTATGTGATCAATCTCTTGGAGGAAGCCCTTAGATGCCCCTCAGATGGTCTTCGTAAAGGACAA GCGCTGAATAATTTAGGAAGCGTATATGTAGATTGTGGCAAGTTGGACCTTGCTGCTGACTGCTACAAGCATGCACTTAACATCAAGCATACACGAGCACATCAAGGGTTGGCACGTGTATATCATCTTAAAGAACAGCACAAAGCTGCATATGATGAGATGACAAAACTGATAGCAAAGGCCAGGAATAATGCATCTGCGTATGAGAAGCGTTCAGAATATTGTGATCGTGATATGGCAAAGAGTGATCTTAGTTTGGCAACACAGTTGGATCCCCTAAGGACTTATCCTTACAGATATAGGGCAGCAG GTGTTGCAGATACATCTTGCTCCTCAAGCTCCCTTGGCAGTATAGTACCAAATACAAGTGTTCCATTTTCATGGGAACAAGCCCCAGGGAAGCCAAAAACCATGGAGAGGAGTGATAGCATCTATGGAGACATAGACACCCCGCGGCTAAGACCACCTCCTTGCCTTTGGCATCCACTAGAAGAAGCAGCCAAATCTGAAGTATATAATGGTGTTCTTGCATTTGATCAAGACGATGGTTGTGATGGCGACAATGAAGATGATGACAAGAAGAATGATTCTTTCTCAGATGCAATGGATGTTTTGTCTCTCTCTGAGGCATTAGACATTATGCAACAATCAGAGACAGCTCACAGTGAAAGCAATGATGGGTTGAGATTAAAGCTTGCAGAGTCTAATGGTTGTCAATCTCCAACCTATATGATCAACCGTTTTCTTCCTGATGCCAATGCATTGGCTGCATCATCTGAACATATTTCCTACGATTCAAAAATTAGTGATACTTGTAGTCATGAGGGTTATCTCCAAGGTTCCACAAGCCATTCATATGCTTCTTCTCCAAAAGGTTGCGGCCTGGAATTTATCTTCTCTTGGCTTATGAAGAATAGGCTTTGTGCTATAAAGAGTCCTGTTCTCCCATCATCTGCAAATGTGCAGAAGCATCGACACAGTTCAAAACATAAGAAACATCGTTTATCAATTCACAGGCCCTGCGCAAATGTGAAAGAAGATAGTCGAGGAATACAGTGA
- the LOC137823447 gene encoding ethylene-overproduction protein 1-like isoform X2, with protein MQQNIFNSIRSMKIMDACKGTQVHALKPSAAAAADRSSVSAADKQLHTSLDHSKSPIGRTRPVSTTAPRHDAVSETLLPCGLPASELLEPSIEPSLKPLDFVETLARVHRRAECCAALEKSEVYLEQCAVLRGLPDPKLFRRGLREARRHAADVHAKVVLASWLRYERREDELVGSNSMDCCGRNLECPKASLVPGYDHESVFDRCTCFLREIVSDCVVRNQECEQECSTSSEYVDGSGDRDAEDDDVFFCIGDSEISCRRYSMAALSRPFETMLCGGFLECRREKINFSMNCVSVEAMMAVEVFSRTKRLSQFPPNVILEMLSFANKFCCEEMKHACDTHLASLVLDMDDAVLLIEYGLEETAYLLVAACMQAFLRELPGSLERWSVMKMFCCPEGRDRLALVGHVSFVLYYFLSQVAMEEEMRSDMTVMLLERLGECAVEGWQKQLAYHQLGVVMFERKEYKDAQRWFESAVEAGHIYSLVGVARAKYKLGHMSSAYKMINSLIENYKPVGWMYQERSLYCTGKEKMVDLLSATELDPTLSFPYKYNAVSLLEENKIGAAISEIDKIIGFKVSPDCLELRAWLLIAMKDYEGALRDVRAILTLDPNYMVFYGNMHGGHLVELLRPVAQQWSQADCWMQLYDRWSSVDDIGSLAVVHKMLENDPGKSILRFRQSLLLLRLNSQKAAMRSLRLARNNSCSAHERLVYEGWILYDTGYREEALTKAEESISIQRSFEAFFLKAYALADSSLDSESSKYVINLLEEALRCPSDGLRKGQALNNLGSVYVDCGKLDLAADCYKHALNIKHTRAHQGLARVYHLKEQHKAAYDEMTKLIAKARNNASAYEKRSEYCDRDMAKSDLSLATQLDPLRTYPYRYRAAVLMDDHREDEAIAELSRAIGFKPDLQLLHLRAAFHDSMGDYISTVRDCEAALCLDPSHAETLELCNKARERINEQKVRESKTNDQVFSECSLW; from the exons ATGCAGCAGAACATCTTCAACTCCATTCGTAGCATGAAAATCATGGACGCTTGTAAGGGCACGCAGGTCCACGCGCTCAAACCCTCAGCCGCCGCCGCTGCCGATCGGAGCTCTGTCAGTGCAGCTGATAAACAGCTGCACACTTCGCTCGACCATTCTAAAAGCCCGATCGGTCGGACCAGACCGGTTTCTACTACAGCTCCGAGACACGACGCCGTTTCGGAGACTCTTCTCCCGTGCGGGCTTCCGGCTTCGGAGCTTCTGGAACCTTCGATTGAGCCTTCCTTGAAGCCCTTGGACTTTGTGGAAACCCTCGCCCGCGTACATCGAAGGGCTGAGTGTTGCGCGGCGCTCGAGAAATCCGAGGTGTATTTGGAGCAATGCGCGGTGTTGCGTGGCCTGCCGGATCCGAAGCTGTTCCGGCGGGGGCTCCGCGAGGCTCGGAGGCACGCGGCGGATGTGCACGCGAAGGTTGTACTGGCTTCGTGGCTGAGGTATGAGCGGAGAGAGGATGAGCTTGTTGGATCGAATTCGATGGATTGCTGTGGAAGAAACCTTGAGTGTCCCAAGGCTAGTTTGGTCCCCGGGTATGATCATGAATCGGTGTTTGATCGTTGTACGTGTTTTCTTAGAGAGATAGTTAGTGATTGTGTTGTTCGTAATCAGGAATGCGAACAAGAATGTTCCACTTCGAGTGAATATGTTGATGGTAGTGGTGATCgtgatgctgaagatgatgatgtgTTTTTCTGCATAGGTGATAGTGAAATTAGTTGTAGGAGGTACTCTATGGCTGCACTTTCAAGGCCGTTTGAGACAATGTTGTGTGGTGGATTTCTTGAGTGTAGGAGGGAGAAGATAAATTTCTCTATGAATTGTGTTTCTGTTGAGGCAATGATGGCTGTTGAGGTTTTTAGTAGAACCAAGAGGCTGAGTCAGTTCCCTCCTAATGTTATTCTTGAGATGCTTTCTTTTGCGAACAAGTTTTGTTGTGAGGAGATGAAGCATGCTTGTGACACGCATTTGGCTTCTCTGGTTTTGGACATGGATGATGCCGTGTTGCTGATTGAGTATGGACTGGAGGAGACTGCATATCTGCTTGTGGCGGCTTGCATGCAGGCGTTTCTGAGGGAGCTTCCTGGTTCTTTGGAGCGATGGAGTGTTATGAAAATGTTTTGTTGTCCGGAGGGTAGGGATAGATTGGCCCTTGTGGGGCACGTGTCGTTTGTGCTGTATTACTTTTTGAGTCAGGTTGCGATGGAGGAAGAAATGAGGTCGGACATGACAGTGATGCTCTTGGAAAGATTGGGAGAGTGTGCGGTGGAGGGTTGGCAGAAACAACTTGCTTATCACCAACTGGGAGTTGTTATGTTTGAGAGAAAGGAATACAAAGATGCACAACGTTGGTTTGAGTCTGCTGTTGAGGCAGGGCATATTTATTCTTTAGTGGGTGTTGCAAGGGCCAAGTATAAGCTTGGTCACATGTCTTCAGCATATAAGATGATAAACTCCCTTATAGAAAATTACAAACCAGTTGGTTGGATGTATCAGGAGAGGTCTTTGTATTGCACTGGGAAGGAGAAAATGGTGGATTTGCTCTCTGCAACTGAATTGGATCCGACTCTTTCTTTTCCATACAAATATAATGCTGTTTCTTTGCTGGAGGAGAATAAGATTGGAGCTGCCATTTCtgaaattgataaaataattggtTTCAAGGTTTCTCCGGACTGCCTTGAGTTGAGAGCTTGGTTGTTGATTGCTATGAAGGATTATGAAGGAGCCCTTAGAGATGTCAGGGCAATTTTGACGTTGGATCCAAATTATATGGTGTTCTATGGGAATATGCATGGTGGTCACTTGGTAGAACTCCTCCGCCCTGTTGCTCAGCAGTGGAGCCAGGCTGATTGCTGGATGCAATTGTATGACAGATGGTCATCTGTCGATGATATTGGTTCTTTGGCTGTTGTACACAAAATGTTGGAAAATGACCCTGGGAAAAGTATCTTACGCTTCCGGCAGTCACTCCTTCTATTAAG GTTAAATTCTCAGAAGGCAGCCATGCGCAGTTTGCGACTAGCCAGAAATAATTCATGTTCAGCACATGAAAGGCTTGTCTATGAAGGCTGGATACTATATGACACTGGTTATCGTGAAGAAGCATTGACAAAAGCTGAGGAGTCCATTTCTATTCAAAGGTCATTTGAAGCTTTCTTTCTCAAAGCTTATGCCTTAGCTGACTCAAGTCTTGATTCAGAGTCTTCGAAGTATGTGATCAATCTCTTGGAGGAAGCCCTTAGATGCCCCTCAGATGGTCTTCGTAAAGGACAA GCGCTGAATAATTTAGGAAGCGTATATGTAGATTGTGGCAAGTTGGACCTTGCTGCTGACTGCTACAAGCATGCACTTAACATCAAGCATACACGAGCACATCAAGGGTTGGCACGTGTATATCATCTTAAAGAACAGCACAAAGCTGCATATGATGAGATGACAAAACTGATAGCAAAGGCCAGGAATAATGCATCTGCGTATGAGAAGCGTTCAGAATATTGTGATCGTGATATGGCAAAGAGTGATCTTAGTTTGGCAACACAGTTGGATCCCCTAAGGACTTATCCTTACAGATATAGGGCAGCAG TTTTAATGGATGATCATAGGGAAGATGAAGCAATAGCAGAGCTTTCAAGGGCCATTGGTTTTAAGCCAGATTTGCAACTGTTACATCTTCGAGCTGCATTTCATGATTCAATGGGTGATTATATTTCTACCGTCCGAGATTGTGAAGCAGCCCTTTGTCTTGATCCTAGCCATGCTGAGACGTTAGAGCTTTGTAATAAAGCACGGGAGCGAATAAATGAACAAAAAGTGAGAGAGTCAAAAACCAATGATCAGGTGTTCTCGGAGTGTTCCTTATGGTGA
- the LOC137826758 gene encoding lectin-domain containing receptor kinase VI.4-like yields the protein MASQTLLLLLFLSSLHQIASLETLIYEGFDENSEISREGSSIIKTSHLLKLTNRSTNIVGRAFYKTPFQMLNQTDPQPYAYSFSTNFVFSIVSPNSGSGGFGLAFTIAPSTHFPGAEAGHYLGLFNSTNDGEASNHIFAVEFDTVNGHKGDADSEGNHVGVNTNGMESKITEPAAYIEEGTATVKDDFRMAKVDAVQAWIEYDGEKKTLNVTIAPWELPRPSTPLINNYNLDLSNVMKENMFVGFSASTGQETSSHYLLGWSFAVNGVAPSLNSSNLPNPPPKEEDPSSFPWVQVAVAILSALILSLLCLLIFLACCKRYMDFEVLEDWEKDCPHRFRYKDLKLATQGFEESQLIGVGGFGAVYKGVLPTTGTEVAVKRIVRSPFHGMREFAAEIESLGRLRHKNLVNLQGWCKKKNDLLLVYDFIPNGSLDFVLYNPDNNFVLDWGQRFNILKGISAGLLYLHEEWEQVVIHRDVKTSNILIDGNLSARLGDFGLARLYNHGQASHTTNVVGTIGYIAPELTRTGKASTKTDVYALGVVLLEVVTGKRPLDSDQFFLVEWAIENYHLGQLLEVVDPKLDSVYDAEEVELVLKLGLLCSQHRPDYRPTMKQVTRYLNFDDPLPDTADWGHFGSNSSSRMNSGFLEVTSSLRTVETSGYLSSISMSTKSMDAGR from the coding sequence ATGGCTTCTCAAACTCTTCTGCTCCtcttatttctctcttccttacACCAAATTGCCTCCTTGGAGACTTTGATCTATGAAGGATTTGATGAAAACAGTGAAATAAGCCGTGAAGGATCTTCCATCATCAAAACCAGCCATTTACTTAAACTCACCAACAGATCAACCAATATTGTAGGCCGTGCATTCTACAAAACACCCTTCCAAATGCTTAACCAAACAGACCCTCAACCCTATGCTTATTCCTTCAGCACCAActttgttttctcaattgtatcCCCTAATTCTGGTTCTGGAGGCTTTGGCCTTGCCTTCACCATAGCACCATCAACACACTTTCCAGGGGCTGAGGCTGGCCACTATCTTGGTCTTTTTAACTCCACCAATGATGGGGAGGCCTCAAATCACATCTTTGCTGTTGAGTTTGACACTGTAAATGGTCACAAAGGTGACGCAGACTCTGAAGGAAACCATGTTGGGGTCAATACAAATGGCATGGAATCAAAGATTACTGAACCAGCTGCATACATTGAAGAGGGTACTGCTACTGTAAAGGACGATTTTAGAATGGCCAAGGTTGATGCTGTCCAAGCTTGGATAGAGTATGATGGTGAAAAGAAAACTCTGAATGTAACAATAGCTCCTTGGGAATTACCAAGGCCCAGCACACCACTTATCAATAATTATAACCTTGACCTTTCCAACGTTATGAAGGAAAACATGTTTGTTGGTTTCTCAGCATCAACGGGCCAGGAAACAAGCTCTCATTATCTTCTAGGGTGGAGTTTTGCGGTGAACGGTGTTGCCCCTTCACTGAATTCTTCTAATCTTCCAAATCCACCACCCAAGGAGGAAGATCCATCTTCATTTCCTTGGGTCCAGGTTGCAGTTGCCATCTTGTCTGCTTTGATTTTGAGCCTTTTGTGTCTTCTAATTTTTCTGGCATGTTGTAAGAGATACATGGATTTTGAGGTTCTTGAGGACTGGGAGAAGGATTGTCCTCACAGGTTTAGATACAAAGATCTTAAACTTGCCACACAAGGGTTCGAAGAGAGCCAACTAATTGGAGTTGGAGGCTTTGGTGCTGTCTACAAAGGAGTCTTACCAACTACAGGAACTGAAGTAGCTGTTAAGAGGATTGTGAGAAGCCCTTTCCATGGAATGAGGGAATTTGCAGCTGAGATTGAAAGCTTGGGAAGGTTGAGGCACAAGAATCTGGTGAACCTTCAAGGATGGTGCAAGAAAAAGAATGACCTACTCCTAGTCTATGATTTCATTCCAAATGGAAGCCTTGATTTTGTCCTATATAACCCCGATAACAACTTTGTTTTGGACTGGGGGCAAAGATTCAACATTCTGAAAGGCATCAGTGCTGGACTATTGTACTTGCATGAAGAGTGGGAGCAAGTGGTGATCCATAGAGACGTGAAAACTAGCAATATTTTGATAGATGGGAACTTGAGTGCACGTTTAGGTGACTTTGGACTTGCAAGGCTCTATAACCATGGTCAAGCATCACACACAACCAATGTGGTTGGCACCATTGGCTACATTGCACCAGAGCTAACTCGCACAGGAAAGGCTTCTACAAAAACTGATGTGTATGCATTAGGGGTTGTGCTCCTTGAAGTGGTCACAGGTAAAAGGCCTCTTGATTCAGATCAGTTTTTCTTGGTGGAATGGGCGATTGAGAACTACCATTTGGGTCAACTTCTTGAGGTGGTTGATCCTAAGCTGGATTCAGTTTATGATGCGGAAGAAGTTGAGTTGGTTCTCAAGTTGGGTTTACTATGCTCTCAACATAGACCAGATTATAGACCTACCATGAAACAAGTTACAAGGTACCTAAACTTTGATGACCCTCTTCCTGATACTGCTGATTGGGGACATTTTGGTTCTAATAGCAGCAGCAGAATGAACtcaggtttcttagaagtcacgTCATCTTTGAGAACTGTTGAAACATCAGGCTATTTGTCCTCCATTAGCATGAGTACCAAGTCCATGGATGCTGGTAGATAG
- the LOC137824537 gene encoding uncharacterized protein, whose amino-acid sequence MTEAWRCRKFEFGLKQELKEVVIPMSIRDFPALMEKANVMESLKSSMVMQQKTVMSIWELQILAECSKYNKIIFKTPEQLAEFLPLMELKLRSLIALLERFKINMICIPLKDLEVILGMDWLSANHIHIDCGQKKLIFPKLGEMQVISAQQFEREIQECVECFMLLAYSIVTDKVQKDMFVVQEFMDVFPDEIPGLPPKREIEFAIDLILGAGPVSISPYRMAPTELAELKKQLEDLLEKQFIRPSVSPWGAPVLVVKKKDGSSRLCIDYRRLNKLTIKIKYPLPRIDDLMDQLHGAVVFSKIDLRSGYYQILVKAEDVQKTAFRSRYGHYEFLVMPFGVTNAPAIFMDYMNRIFRPFLDKFVGITVDPSKVEVVLQCERPKTVTEIRRSFVRLKYLFHQKELNMRQRRWIEFLKDYDFYLIYHPGKTNVVADALSRKKIEMSSLMIRELTLIEDFRSINLEVSMSSNCISCNTLVITNEFLEKVKEKQLEDSKLKNIVDLLNTNKAKDFSLGVDDILRFKNRICI is encoded by the exons atgactgaggcttggagatgtagaaaatttgagtttgggttgaAGCAAGAGCTTAAAGAGGTGGTGATTCCTATGTCTATTAGAGATTTCCCTGCTCTAATGGAGAAAGCAAACGTAATGGAGAGTTTGAAAAGTA GTATGGTCATGCAACAAAAGACTGTCATGTCTATTTGGGAGCTCCAAATTCTAGCGGAATGCAGCAAGTAcaacaaaataatattcaaaaCCCCAGAGCAGCTAGCAGAGTTTTTGCCATTAATGGAGCTGAAGCTTCGTAGTCTGATagccttgttagag AGAttcaagatcaacatgatttgtatacctcTAAAGGATTTGGAGGTTATTTTGGGAATGGATTGGTTGTCTGCTAATCATATCCATATAGATTGTGGTCAGAAGAAGTTAATTTTTCCTAAATTAGGAGAAATGCAAGTTATCTCAGCTCAGcagtttgagagagagatacaAGAATGTGTAGAATGTTTTATGCTCTTGGCTTATTCTATAGTTactgataaagtacaaaaagatatgtttgtagttcaggagtttatggatgtatttcctgatgagattcctggacttccacctaaaagagagatagagtttgcaatagACTTGATTCTCGGAGCAGGCCCTGTGTCAATTTCTCCATACCGAATGGCACCAACGGAGTTAGcggaattgaagaaacaactagaagacttattggagaaacaattcattagacctagtgtttctccatggggagctccagTGCTAGTAGTGAAAAAGAAGGATGGTTCATCACGTCTATGCATAGATTATAGACgattaaacaagttaacaatcaagattaaatatcctcttcctagaattgatGATCTGATGGACCAGTTGCATGGGGCAGTTGTCTTTTCTAAGATAGATCTACGCTCAGGTTATTACCAAATTTTAGTGAAAGCggaagatgttcagaagactgcttttagatcaaggtatggtcactatgaatttctggttatgccatttggtGTGACCAATGCTCCAGCTATcttcatggattatatgaatcgAATCTTCAgaccttttcttgataagtttgtg GGAATAAcagtagatccttctaaagtggaggttgtacttcagTGTGAACGTCCTAAAACTGTTACAGAAATTAGAAGAAGCTTTGTGCG cttgaagtatttGTTTCATCAAAAGGAGCTTAATATGAGGCAGAGGAGGTGGATTgaatttttgaaagattatgatttttatttgatatacCATCCTGGGAAGAcaaatgttgttgcagatgcgttgagtcgtaaaaagaTAGAGATGTCAtcgcttatgattagagagctaacattgattgaagatttcaggaGTATTAATTTAgaggtttccatgtcttcaaattgcattagttgtaatacacttgttataactaatgaatttctggagaaggtgaaggagaagcagttggaagattcaaaattgaagaacatcGTAGACTTATTAAATACTAacaaagctaaagacttctctttaggagtggatgatattttgagattcaaaaaCAGGATATGCATATAA